A stretch of the Mycolicibacterium celeriflavum genome encodes the following:
- a CDS encoding class I SAM-dependent methyltransferase — MIKALILPLGRRYMRLLHTDKEDVGVVGRWVRALLMIVPFFAVAFPLWIRAALWGPLTVDTTTEDGIRIRCRLQDGIQIYIYLFGTAWEPDLAAFLRRRLRPGDTFIDIGAHIGCVTALTSRIVGPRGTVVAFEPCPIVIPGCRKL, encoded by the coding sequence ATGATCAAGGCACTTATCCTGCCGTTGGGGCGCCGGTACATGCGACTTCTTCATACCGACAAGGAAGACGTCGGCGTAGTAGGGCGTTGGGTGCGAGCGCTGCTGATGATTGTGCCGTTCTTCGCAGTGGCGTTCCCATTGTGGATCCGTGCCGCGTTGTGGGGACCACTGACCGTTGATACCACCACCGAAGATGGCATCCGTATCCGATGCCGGCTCCAAGATGGTATCCAGATCTACATCTACTTATTCGGTACGGCGTGGGAACCTGATCTCGCGGCATTTCTGCGCCGCCGGTTGCGACCGGGCGACACCTTCATCGACATCGGCGCCCACATCGGGTGCGTGACCGCACTGACCAGCAGAATAGTTGGACCGCGCGGCACCGTTGTGGCATTTGAACCCTGCCCCATAGTGATCCCTGGCTGCAGGAAACTGTAG
- a CDS encoding sulfotransferase family protein: MEDLALTRTEARPVVLFVLGQGRSGTSALARVLSLCGAALPAEVRQADAHNPRGYWEPRATLVLNETILRRHGSAGFDPSLRLLEDGAFEPDEKSAWTAKIGAFLSGLPRAPLVVIKDTHVTALSDLWFEAANSAGLDVVAVIAVRHPQEVIASLAAAGPTTPELSSALWLKNSLLAERYTRGMPRVFVDYANLLDDWRREISRISEAVAIDLHSRDEAEVDDFLAPSLRRQRCSGPVTERFGTDWMSAVYETMRAAARDEPWDSSVLDRVFEAYQVSEHDFRTAFDNSRKLWALGADRAYSNSLLYRLSVLKLIRAPRAMVNRHKGSRT; encoded by the coding sequence ATGGAAGATCTGGCCCTCACCCGGACTGAGGCCCGCCCGGTCGTTCTATTCGTGTTGGGCCAGGGGCGGTCTGGCACGTCGGCGCTCGCTCGAGTGCTTTCGCTGTGCGGTGCTGCGCTCCCAGCCGAGGTCAGACAGGCCGATGCGCACAACCCGCGTGGCTATTGGGAGCCCCGCGCAACGCTCGTCCTCAACGAGACGATCCTGCGCCGGCACGGCAGCGCGGGGTTCGACCCCTCCCTGCGTTTGCTCGAAGATGGGGCGTTCGAACCCGACGAGAAGTCCGCCTGGACAGCCAAGATCGGCGCATTTCTCTCCGGGCTGCCGCGAGCTCCGCTCGTGGTCATCAAGGACACCCACGTGACGGCGCTGTCCGACTTATGGTTCGAGGCGGCGAATTCGGCCGGACTCGACGTGGTAGCCGTGATCGCGGTGCGCCACCCGCAAGAGGTCATCGCGTCGCTCGCGGCAGCCGGTCCAACCACGCCTGAGCTGTCGAGTGCCCTATGGCTGAAGAATTCTCTGCTCGCAGAGAGATACACCCGCGGCATGCCGCGCGTGTTCGTCGACTACGCCAACCTCCTCGACGACTGGCGTCGGGAGATTTCGCGGATTTCCGAGGCGGTCGCCATTGACTTGCACTCGCGAGACGAGGCCGAAGTCGACGACTTTCTGGCCCCGAGTCTGCGCCGTCAGCGATGCTCCGGGCCGGTGACTGAGCGCTTCGGCACGGACTGGATGTCGGCGGTCTACGAAACGATGCGCGCGGCGGCGCGCGACGAACCCTGGGACAGCTCCGTGCTGGATCGCGTTTTCGAGGCCTATCAGGTCAGCGAACACGACTTCCGGACGGCATTCGACAATTCGCGGAAGCTGTGGGCCCTCGGCGCGGATCGCGCCTACTCCAATAGCTTGCTCTACCGGCTTTCGGTGTTGAAGCTGATCCGTGCGCCCCGCGCCATGGTCAACCGTCACAAGGGTTCACGAACCTGA
- a CDS encoding class I SAM-dependent methyltransferase, whose amino-acid sequence MVASAVSDREQELPLFIGPNWNLGETTTIARPKLREQGRVPAAPLGSLLTTEELATARMIKIDVEGAEDRVLAGLLASVDALPADAELVVELSPSWWSDPELRPIDVLRPFLDRGFHVYLLPNDYLPWRYLWPRDVGAPQRLRDLTELERRVFRLDVVLSRTDAETL is encoded by the coding sequence ATGGTCGCCTCCGCGGTGTCGGATCGCGAGCAAGAACTTCCGCTGTTCATAGGGCCGAACTGGAACCTCGGCGAGACCACGACGATCGCCCGCCCCAAGCTTCGCGAACAGGGCCGGGTGCCGGCGGCGCCGCTCGGTTCGCTCCTAACCACCGAGGAGCTGGCGACCGCGCGCATGATCAAGATTGACGTGGAGGGCGCCGAGGACCGGGTGCTCGCCGGCTTGTTGGCGTCTGTCGACGCGCTGCCCGCCGACGCAGAATTGGTGGTTGAACTGTCACCAAGTTGGTGGAGCGATCCGGAACTGCGGCCGATTGACGTGCTACGGCCTTTCCTCGACCGCGGGTTCCACGTCTACCTGCTGCCCAACGACTACTTACCATGGCGGTACCTGTGGCCAAGGGATGTCGGCGCGCCGCAGCGGCTCCGCGACCTCACGGAATTGGAGCGACGCGTATTTCGGCTCGATGTCGTGCTATCACGCACGGACGCCGAAACGTTGTGA
- a CDS encoding cupin-like domain-containing protein, whose protein sequence is MECPSRDELQERFIVPQRPVVISGAMEGWPALEQWTNEYLTEKIGARPLSPSKVTSAGTHIPDAKNGTMASASEMKFAEYIDLLASGAISAGELYAVQLPIKTALPELWPDVRFPAFVDEDKYAAVNLWFGPGKNFTGLHYDVADNFLTQIRGRKQVILCPPREIARVYPYPYGYVGNNLSQVNVASPDLAQFPKWADADRALVELSPGDMLYIPLCWWHAVWGIDQNMSINYWWQSNYANFFRHPQQTLRRITSLAVGLRGAAGQVVQNVASSAGLQSVR, encoded by the coding sequence GTGGAATGCCCGAGCCGCGATGAACTGCAGGAGCGCTTCATCGTTCCGCAGCGTCCGGTCGTCATTTCCGGAGCGATGGAGGGCTGGCCCGCGCTCGAGCAGTGGACCAACGAATACCTCACCGAGAAAATCGGTGCCCGACCCCTAAGCCCCTCCAAGGTCACAAGTGCAGGCACTCACATCCCCGATGCGAAGAACGGGACCATGGCTTCCGCGTCGGAGATGAAGTTCGCGGAGTACATCGACCTGCTGGCAAGCGGCGCCATTTCCGCCGGTGAGCTCTACGCCGTCCAACTTCCGATCAAGACCGCTCTACCCGAACTCTGGCCCGATGTCCGATTCCCAGCGTTCGTCGATGAGGATAAATACGCCGCCGTCAATTTGTGGTTCGGTCCCGGCAAAAACTTCACCGGCCTCCATTACGACGTTGCCGACAACTTCCTCACGCAGATTCGCGGACGAAAGCAGGTGATCCTCTGCCCGCCTCGGGAGATCGCCCGCGTCTACCCTTACCCCTACGGCTACGTCGGGAACAACCTCTCGCAGGTCAACGTGGCGTCCCCGGATCTGGCCCAGTTTCCCAAGTGGGCAGACGCTGACCGCGCTCTCGTCGAACTGAGTCCCGGTGACATGCTTTACATCCCGCTCTGCTGGTGGCATGCCGTGTGGGGCATCGACCAGAACATGTCGATCAACTACTGGTGGCAATCCAATTACGCGAACTTCTTCCGGCATCCCCAGCAGACGCTTCGTCGCATAACCAGCCTCGCTGTTGGCCTCCGCGGCGCCGCAGGCCAGGTGGTTCAGAACGTCGCCAGCAGCGCTGGGCTCCAATCCGTCCGTTGA
- a CDS encoding TauD/TfdA family dioxygenase has product MESDVLTLADAKIVPGPALPLVIEPTSDGLDVVEWADAQRGPIHELLLRHGGIVFRGFTGASVETFRRFIAAVSGEPLPYVGRTSPRHEVGDRVYTSTDYPPHTRIPLHNESSYSTTWPLRLFFHCVVPPASGGATPIADSRNIYRRISPELRQRLEERDYLYVRHFTPAFGVGWQEAFQTDDRAEVERYCAENDIEFTWGAGDELTTRQRRPVSATHPETGEKTWFNHLTFFHISSLDPMVAEALLSMGKENLPNNTYYGDGEEIEPEALDELRAAYEAETVAVPWQEGDIMMLENMLVAHSREEYKPPRQIVVGMAEPWSRRNP; this is encoded by the coding sequence ATGGAGTCTGATGTCTTGACACTGGCGGACGCAAAGATTGTTCCGGGACCAGCGCTTCCGCTCGTCATAGAGCCAACGAGCGATGGGTTGGACGTGGTGGAGTGGGCGGACGCACAGCGTGGCCCAATCCACGAACTCCTACTTCGCCACGGGGGCATCGTATTTCGGGGGTTCACCGGAGCATCGGTTGAGACATTCCGCAGATTCATCGCGGCGGTGTCCGGTGAGCCTCTGCCCTACGTCGGCAGGACGTCGCCTCGACACGAAGTTGGTGACCGGGTCTACACGTCTACCGACTATCCTCCGCACACTCGAATTCCTCTGCACAACGAGTCGTCGTACAGCACGACCTGGCCGTTACGACTCTTTTTTCACTGCGTCGTACCACCGGCCAGCGGCGGTGCCACCCCGATCGCCGACAGCCGCAACATCTACCGCCGGATCTCACCTGAGCTCCGGCAACGGTTGGAGGAACGGGACTATCTCTACGTCCGCCACTTCACACCTGCCTTCGGGGTCGGCTGGCAGGAGGCATTCCAGACCGATGACCGTGCTGAGGTCGAACGCTACTGCGCCGAGAACGACATCGAATTCACCTGGGGCGCGGGCGACGAGCTGACCACCAGGCAGCGGCGACCGGTGTCCGCGACACATCCGGAAACTGGCGAGAAGACGTGGTTCAACCACCTCACCTTCTTCCATATCTCCAGCCTGGACCCCATGGTCGCCGAGGCCCTGCTTTCGATGGGGAAGGAAAACCTGCCGAACAACACCTACTACGGCGACGGCGAGGAGATCGAGCCCGAGGCACTCGATGAGCTTCGCGCGGCATACGAGGCCGAAACGGTGGCCGTCCCTTGGCAGGAGGGCGACATCATGATGCTCGAAAACATGCTCGTCGCCCACAGCCGCGAGGAATACAAGCCGCCGCGCCAGATCGTCGTCGGGATGGCCGAGCCCTGGTCGCGGCGTAACCCATAA
- a CDS encoding class I SAM-dependent methyltransferase produces the protein MTITEASVTNVKRVKQKVFFGLLLGGGVPLEGSSSVLELQHLMRTVQRTEGGSVAEIGFNAGYSSYAMLAAHPDVRVVSFDLGLHHVVRAGKRLIDRKFPGRHELIVGDSRETVPAFAEENPGVVFDVAFIDGGHDYEVAAADLKNMRALCSPDTVVVMDDLMPWKSWGEGPTRAWADAVAAGAVRQDGLFQDGRLVDAVSHSAKRAWAIGRYLLDDERPPYNRN, from the coding sequence ATGACGATCACTGAGGCATCGGTGACAAATGTGAAGCGGGTGAAGCAGAAGGTGTTTTTCGGGCTGCTGCTCGGCGGCGGCGTCCCCCTCGAAGGCTCAAGCTCTGTTCTGGAATTACAGCATCTAATGCGAACGGTTCAGCGGACTGAAGGGGGGTCGGTGGCTGAAATCGGGTTCAACGCGGGGTATTCCAGCTACGCGATGCTGGCTGCTCACCCGGATGTACGGGTCGTTTCGTTTGATTTGGGTCTGCACCATGTAGTGCGCGCCGGCAAACGGTTGATTGACCGCAAGTTCCCTGGGCGGCACGAGCTGATTGTGGGTGATTCCCGTGAGACGGTGCCCGCGTTCGCTGAGGAGAATCCGGGCGTGGTGTTTGATGTGGCCTTCATCGATGGAGGCCACGACTACGAGGTCGCGGCGGCGGACCTGAAGAATATGCGGGCCTTGTGTTCCCCTGACACGGTGGTGGTCATGGACGATTTGATGCCATGGAAGTCTTGGGGTGAAGGGCCGACGCGAGCCTGGGCTGACGCAGTCGCGGCGGGCGCGGTTCGACAGGACGGGTTGTTTCAGGATGGCCGTCTGGTCGATGCGGTGAGCCATTCCGCTAAGCGAGCATGGGCGATAGGCCGATACCTTCTAGACGACGAAAGACCGCCCTACAACCGGAACTAG
- a CDS encoding VOC family protein, with protein MTHSAVHGLVSVELVSPDPEKLAEFYRRVFDIEFQREIYGYSCPYYISIGSSGPLLVIHDIKDFPPGSATPGAARFLLQIEDLERLKERLTQHNIELEEPPRNLGFERLPWFSYWGRWVISIRDPDGNVVSFRQFENALPRNRFELFRLTLSSTYTDLKTVLQFKIVDRLVYRLGRIPIRTRDLTGYTHLVASREGLYAVNGQQWAKIMDGVFFGVTVKDGCIYCYQAHDIYDTGILLSRIQLRGKPLRLRGKLFGRVIKLELEDNQIRRESVVVRGLHTNCHQMDFIGDKLHIIDTFCQKIQRFNSSFELEEEFFPLGSEFASHKSELDRYIVPGSNYVHINSIVAEQGSVYLLLHNGLSSGKCSELIQTDENFEVKNRFTVPGAGCHNVVFLEDGEWLICDSRGGNLINRHGVVVHVGELLTRGLSVDKDTVVVGESGYATRLGRRYVPGNVHFFDRDYQHLSSLRLPAAPTDIRKIDGNDLSLSNVTEL; from the coding sequence ATGACGCACAGCGCTGTTCATGGGTTGGTATCGGTAGAACTGGTCTCGCCAGATCCGGAAAAGCTCGCGGAATTCTATCGCCGCGTCTTCGATATCGAGTTTCAACGTGAGATTTACGGATACTCCTGTCCTTACTACATAAGTATCGGCTCATCAGGCCCTCTTTTAGTCATCCACGACATTAAGGATTTCCCGCCTGGCAGTGCCACTCCTGGCGCAGCGCGCTTTCTCTTGCAGATAGAAGACCTCGAGAGGCTGAAGGAACGGCTCACTCAGCACAACATCGAACTCGAGGAGCCACCTAGGAATCTGGGTTTCGAGAGGCTCCCTTGGTTCAGTTATTGGGGGCGTTGGGTCATTTCGATAAGGGATCCAGACGGAAATGTCGTGTCATTCCGTCAGTTCGAAAATGCGCTGCCCCGCAATCGATTCGAGTTGTTCAGGCTGACACTTTCATCTACCTACACTGACCTGAAGACGGTTCTCCAATTCAAGATAGTCGATCGCCTCGTGTATCGACTGGGTCGGATACCCATTCGCACCAGAGATCTGACCGGTTACACACATCTGGTGGCTTCTCGTGAAGGGCTATACGCAGTCAATGGCCAGCAGTGGGCGAAAATCATGGATGGGGTGTTCTTTGGTGTAACCGTCAAGGATGGTTGCATCTACTGCTACCAGGCGCATGACATATACGACACGGGCATCCTCCTGAGTCGTATTCAGCTCCGCGGCAAGCCACTACGGCTGCGAGGCAAGCTTTTCGGTCGCGTCATCAAACTGGAGCTGGAAGATAATCAGATCCGGCGTGAATCGGTGGTTGTCAGGGGCTTACACACCAACTGTCATCAGATGGACTTTATCGGCGACAAACTGCACATAATCGATACTTTCTGCCAAAAGATCCAGCGCTTCAACAGCTCTTTCGAGTTGGAGGAAGAGTTCTTTCCTCTCGGCTCAGAATTCGCATCTCATAAGTCGGAGCTCGATCGTTACATCGTCCCGGGAAGCAACTACGTCCATATCAATTCCATCGTCGCGGAGCAGGGGTCGGTCTACCTTCTTCTGCACAACGGTCTGTCGAGCGGCAAATGCAGCGAGCTGATCCAAACGGACGAAAATTTCGAGGTGAAGAACAGGTTCACGGTCCCTGGGGCAGGGTGTCACAACGTGGTGTTCCTGGAGGACGGTGAGTGGCTGATCTGTGACTCACGCGGCGGCAACCTCATCAACCGCCATGGCGTGGTGGTGCACGTCGGTGAACTGCTCACCCGCGGCCTCTCGGTGGACAAGGACACGGTCGTCGTTGGTGAATCGGGATATGCCACGAGGCTCGGCAGACGGTACGTCCCAGGAAATGTGCACTTCTTCGACAGGGATTACCAGCATTTGTCGAGCCTGCGCTTGCCGGCGGCGCCCACCGACATTCGCAAGATCGATGGCAACGATTTATCACTCTCGAACGTGACCGAGCTCTAG
- the asnB gene encoding asparagine synthase B, with protein sequence MGGLMCGIASILDLRGDPRELRERAVTMARLLRHRGPDWSGIYADEHAVLAHERLSIVDVEHGAQPLTNDAVELVLAVNGEIYNHQALRAGFPDYPFKTASDCEVIIPLYERYGTDFLNRLSGIFAFVLYDKRTNDFLVARDPIGVVPLYTGRDENGNLYVASEMKALIRYCRHIEDFPPGHYLTRRLGKPRRYYDPEWRDFSAVTGRPLGISRLRTALEAAVHQQLMSDVPYGVLISGGLDSSVISAVTAKFAENRIEDGDRTQAWWPRLHSFCIGLEGSPDVAAARKVATAIGTVHHEFEFTVQEGLDALWDVIYHIETYDVTSIRASTPMYLMMRRIKAMGIKMVLSGEGADEVFGGYLYFHKAPGAREFHEETIRKLDLLHKYDCLRANKTAAAWGVEIRVPFLDREFLDVAMAFDPYEKMVGQGRMEKWPLREAFKGCLPNEILWRQKEQFSDGVGYRWIDSLKAIAEAQVSDSQMQSAQYRFPDNPPATKEAYMYREIFESHFPGHAAAACVPGGPSIACSTPAAIAWDTSFANNADPSGRAVLGVHQVANAPA encoded by the coding sequence ATGGGGGGGCTCATGTGCGGAATCGCTTCGATCCTCGATTTGCGAGGTGACCCCCGCGAACTCCGCGAGCGCGCCGTGACGATGGCTCGGTTGCTGCGGCATCGCGGGCCGGACTGGAGCGGTATATACGCCGACGAACATGCAGTCCTCGCACACGAGCGACTCTCGATTGTCGACGTCGAGCACGGGGCGCAGCCCTTGACCAACGACGCTGTCGAACTCGTTCTGGCGGTGAACGGCGAAATCTACAATCACCAGGCGCTTCGCGCCGGATTCCCCGATTACCCGTTCAAGACCGCGTCGGATTGCGAAGTGATCATCCCCCTCTACGAGCGGTACGGCACCGACTTCCTCAATCGACTCAGCGGAATCTTCGCGTTCGTCCTCTACGACAAACGGACCAATGACTTTCTGGTGGCGCGGGATCCGATCGGCGTGGTCCCTCTCTACACCGGCCGCGACGAGAACGGAAACCTCTATGTCGCCTCGGAGATGAAAGCTCTGATCCGATACTGCCGACACATCGAGGATTTCCCCCCGGGCCACTACCTGACGCGCAGGCTGGGCAAGCCCCGGCGCTATTACGATCCGGAATGGCGCGACTTCTCGGCGGTCACTGGGCGACCGCTCGGTATCTCGCGCCTGCGAACAGCTCTCGAAGCCGCCGTCCACCAGCAGTTGATGTCCGATGTGCCCTACGGCGTCCTCATCTCTGGAGGACTCGATTCGTCCGTGATCTCGGCGGTCACTGCGAAATTCGCCGAAAACCGAATCGAGGACGGCGACCGTACGCAGGCCTGGTGGCCACGGCTGCATTCGTTCTGCATCGGCCTCGAAGGCTCTCCCGACGTCGCCGCGGCTCGAAAGGTCGCGACGGCAATCGGCACCGTCCACCACGAATTCGAGTTCACCGTGCAGGAGGGACTCGACGCGCTCTGGGACGTGATCTACCACATCGAAACCTATGACGTGACGAGCATCCGCGCCTCGACGCCGATGTATCTGATGATGCGGCGGATCAAGGCGATGGGGATCAAGATGGTTCTCTCGGGCGAAGGTGCTGACGAGGTCTTCGGCGGCTACCTTTACTTCCACAAGGCTCCGGGGGCGCGGGAGTTCCACGAAGAGACGATCCGCAAGCTGGATCTGCTCCACAAATACGATTGCCTTCGCGCCAACAAGACCGCCGCCGCATGGGGCGTCGAAATACGCGTACCGTTCCTCGATCGCGAATTCCTTGACGTCGCAATGGCTTTCGACCCCTACGAGAAGATGGTCGGCCAGGGTCGGATGGAGAAGTGGCCGTTGCGCGAAGCCTTCAAAGGTTGTTTGCCGAACGAGATCCTTTGGCGACAGAAGGAACAATTCTCCGACGGCGTGGGCTACCGGTGGATTGATTCGCTGAAGGCAATCGCCGAGGCGCAGGTCTCCGACAGCCAAATGCAGAGTGCCCAATACCGCTTCCCGGACAATCCGCCCGCCACCAAGGAGGCGTACATGTACCGCGAGATTTTCGAATCCCATTTCCCGGGCCACGCCGCGGCGGCTTGTGTTCCGGGAGGCCCGAGCATCGCCTGCAGCACCCCGGCAGCCATCGCGTGGGACACGAGCTTCGCTAACAACGCCGATCCCTCGGGGCGGGCGGTGCTTGGAGTCCATCAGGTCGCGAACGCCCCAGCTTAG
- a CDS encoding ATP-binding protein → MRRLKLGQLLDTLPERLALARSNRLPHHDFLEMLLADEVTRRDRQSAARRAKAAHLDPQMQLHAWDDTAAITYDQQLWAELTSLRFLADAYNVLIMGPVGVGKTFLANALGHVAVRRHHSVHTERADKLFKRLRGARLDATYEDEMRKLHRVELLIIDDLALHRLEATETSDFYELIVERHRTASTIITSNREPPEILTMMADPLLAQSAMDRLQSAAYELVVEGESYRQRQKPRPANPAHTNPSD, encoded by the coding sequence ATGCGCCGCCTCAAGCTCGGCCAGCTGCTCGACACCCTGCCCGAGCGGCTGGCGCTGGCCCGGTCTAATCGGCTGCCGCACCACGACTTCCTGGAGATGCTGCTGGCTGACGAGGTCACCCGCCGCGACCGCCAATCCGCAGCACGGCGCGCCAAAGCCGCTCACCTGGACCCGCAGATGCAGCTACACGCCTGGGACGACACCGCAGCGATCACCTACGACCAACAACTGTGGGCAGAGCTGACCTCGCTGCGATTCCTCGCCGACGCCTACAACGTGCTCATCATGGGGCCGGTCGGAGTCGGAAAAACGTTCCTGGCCAACGCATTAGGGCACGTCGCCGTCCGGCGTCACCACAGCGTGCACACCGAACGCGCCGACAAACTGTTCAAACGCCTACGCGGTGCCCGCCTGGACGCCACCTACGAAGACGAGATGCGCAAACTACACCGCGTCGAGCTACTCATCATCGACGACCTCGCGCTGCACCGGCTCGAAGCCACCGAAACCAGCGACTTCTACGAGCTCATCGTCGAGCGCCACCGCACCGCGTCGACCATCATCACCAGCAACCGTGAACCACCAGAGATCCTGACCATGATGGCCGACCCACTCCTTGCCCAATCCGCGATGGACCGGCTGCAATCCGCGGCCTACGAACTCGTCGTCGAAGGCGAGTCCTACCGGCAGCGCCAGAAACCCCGCCCCGCAAATCCGGCCCACACCAATCCGTCGGATTGA
- the istB gene encoding IS21-like element helper ATPase IstB: protein MGTTKTTTAAGRDVAGELAYLTRALKAPTLRDSIARLAERARAENWTHEEYLAACLQREVSARESHGGEGRIRAARFPARKSLEEFDFDHARGLKRDAIAHLGTLDFVAARDNVVFLGPPGTGKTHLAIGLAMRACQAGHRVLFATAAEWVARLAEAHHAGRIHAELTRLGRYPLLVIDEVGYIPFEPEAANLFFQLVSARYERASLIVTSNKAFGRWGEVFGDDVVAAAMIDRLVHHAEVITTDGTQSCS, encoded by the coding sequence ATGGGGACTACCAAAACCACCACTGCGGCCGGCCGGGACGTCGCCGGCGAGCTGGCCTATCTGACTCGCGCACTTAAAGCCCCGACCCTGCGCGACTCGATTGCCCGGCTAGCCGAGCGGGCCCGGGCGGAGAACTGGACCCATGAGGAATACCTGGCGGCCTGTCTGCAACGCGAGGTTTCGGCCCGCGAATCCCATGGCGGTGAAGGACGCATCCGCGCCGCCCGATTCCCGGCCCGAAAGTCATTGGAGGAATTCGACTTCGACCATGCCCGCGGACTCAAACGCGACGCCATCGCTCACCTGGGCACCCTGGACTTCGTCGCCGCCCGCGACAATGTCGTCTTCCTCGGCCCACCCGGCACCGGCAAAACCCACCTGGCGATCGGACTGGCGATGCGGGCCTGCCAAGCCGGCCACCGGGTCCTGTTCGCCACCGCCGCCGAATGGGTAGCGCGACTGGCCGAAGCCCACCACGCCGGGCGCATCCACGCCGAACTGACCCGACTCGGGCGCTACCCGCTGCTCGTCATCGACGAAGTCGGCTACATCCCGTTCGAACCCGAGGCCGCCAACCTGTTCTTCCAACTGGTCTCGGCCCGCTACGAACGGGCCAGCCTGATCGTCACTTCCAACAAGGCCTTCGGCCGCTGGGGCGAAGTGTTCGGTGACGACGTCGTGGCCGCCGCCATGATCGACCGCCTCGTGCACCACGCCGAAGTCATCACCACCGACGGAACGCAAAGCTGCAGTTGA
- a CDS encoding MFS transporter — protein sequence MACLDDGKRATTRSRIKRAGQATEMAAELGAPHRRRSYVPDLLRSRRFVAVILAIGGTQLMASMDGPVVVLALPTIQNELGLSDGMRSWVITAYVLTFGGLMLVGGRLGDTIGRKRTFIFGVVLFTIASGLCAIAWNGGVLVLARLVHGAAAAIIAPTCMALVATTFPKGPVRNAATAVLGGMIGVGSVMGLVLGGMLTDVSWRLVFWVNVPIGILVICLGSTMLQETQKERMRLDASGAVLATLICTAAVFGLSMGPEMGWVSALTIGSGVVTLVGLLAFVVVERTAENPVVPFSLFFDRNRLATYAVMFLSGGTGFTLAVLIALYVQDVMGYSALQAGISFIPFALAQATGMGASSQLVKWFPPRVVVIAGASLLLGAMLYGSTLNRGVPYFPDLMMPLVVGGLGLGMMEIPLMLSLIASVGSDRIGPASAVAVMIRMIGGPVVLVVIQAVITLRTLHLGGTTGPVVSMNDAQLDALDNGFTDGLLGIGVVVLLLAAVALFIGYTAEQVARAKEAKEARDAADAA from the coding sequence ATGGCGTGTCTCGACGATGGGAAGCGAGCGACAACTCGCTCGAGGATCAAACGCGCGGGACAAGCCACGGAGATGGCCGCCGAGCTCGGGGCGCCACACCGCAGGAGAAGCTACGTTCCGGATTTGCTGAGGTCTCGACGGTTCGTCGCGGTGATTCTCGCGATCGGCGGCACTCAGCTGATGGCATCGATGGACGGGCCGGTCGTGGTTCTCGCGCTTCCTACGATCCAGAACGAGCTGGGTCTGTCGGACGGTATGCGGAGCTGGGTGATCACCGCTTACGTGTTGACTTTTGGTGGCCTGATGCTGGTGGGCGGCCGTCTCGGTGACACCATCGGCCGAAAGCGCACCTTCATCTTTGGGGTCGTGCTGTTCACCATCGCCTCTGGCCTGTGCGCGATCGCCTGGAACGGAGGCGTCCTGGTCTTGGCCCGGTTGGTGCACGGCGCGGCGGCGGCGATCATCGCACCGACCTGTATGGCGCTGGTGGCCACCACGTTTCCGAAGGGGCCGGTACGAAACGCGGCGACGGCGGTGCTCGGTGGGATGATCGGTGTCGGCTCGGTGATGGGTCTGGTGCTCGGAGGAATGCTCACCGACGTGTCCTGGCGGCTGGTGTTCTGGGTCAACGTGCCGATCGGAATCCTGGTGATCTGCCTGGGCTCCACGATGCTGCAGGAAACCCAGAAAGAGCGGATGAGGCTGGACGCAAGTGGAGCGGTATTGGCGACGCTGATCTGTACCGCGGCAGTCTTCGGATTGTCGATGGGTCCGGAGATGGGCTGGGTGTCGGCCCTGACGATCGGTTCAGGTGTGGTGACGCTGGTCGGACTGCTCGCATTCGTCGTGGTGGAGCGTACCGCGGAAAATCCCGTAGTGCCGTTCAGCCTATTCTTCGACCGCAACCGGTTGGCCACTTACGCTGTCATGTTCTTGTCCGGCGGAACGGGTTTCACTCTTGCTGTGTTGATCGCCCTCTATGTGCAAGACGTGATGGGCTATAGCGCCCTGCAGGCAGGTATCAGCTTCATTCCATTCGCGCTGGCACAGGCCACCGGAATGGGCGCCTCGTCGCAGCTGGTGAAGTGGTTCCCGCCCCGGGTGGTGGTGATCGCCGGTGCCAGTCTGCTGCTGGGCGCCATGCTGTACGGCTCGACGCTCAACCGCGGCGTTCCGTACTTTCCGGATCTGATGATGCCCCTCGTAGTCGGCGGTCTCGGACTCGGCATGATGGAAATCCCGCTCATGCTCTCGTTGATCGCCAGCGTCGGCTCCGACCGAATCGGGCCCGCATCGGCGGTTGCGGTGATGATCAGGATGATCGGAGGGCCGGTGGTGCTGGTCGTCATTCAGGCCGTCATCACGTTGCGCACGCTGCACCTAGGCGGCACGACCGGTCCGGTTGTCTCCATGAACGACGCGCAGTTGGATGCCTTGGACAACGGCTTCACTGACGGGCTGCTCGGAATAGGAGTCGTGGTCCTCCTGCTAGCAGCGGTGGCGCTGTTCATCGGTTACACCGCTGAGCAAGTGGCGCGAGCGAAGGAGGCCAAGGAAGCCCGGGACGCCGCTGACGCTGCCTGA